One segment of Xanthomonas oryzae pv. oryzae DNA contains the following:
- the rpe gene encoding ribulose-phosphate 3-epimerase, which translates to MALLHFSELPMQPTAIAPSILSADFARLGEEVNNVLKAGADWVHFDVMDNHYVPNLTIGSMVCQALRKHGITAPIDVHLMVEPVDRIVPDFADAGATTISFHPEASRHVHRTIQLIKSHGCQAGLVLNPATPVDILDWVLPELDLVLVMSVNPGFGGQAFIPSALDKLRAIRTKIDALGKPIRLEIDGGVKADNIGAIAAAGADTFVAGSAIFNAPDYAQVIAQMRAAVEAVR; encoded by the coding sequence ATGGCGCTCCTGCATTTTTCCGAGCTGCCCATGCAACCGACGGCGATCGCCCCGTCCATTCTGTCTGCCGATTTCGCCCGTCTGGGCGAGGAAGTGAACAACGTCCTCAAGGCCGGTGCCGACTGGGTGCACTTCGACGTGATGGACAACCACTATGTGCCCAACCTCACCATCGGTTCGATGGTGTGCCAGGCGCTGCGCAAGCACGGCATCACCGCGCCGATCGACGTGCATCTGATGGTCGAGCCGGTGGACCGCATCGTGCCGGATTTTGCCGACGCCGGTGCCACCACCATCAGCTTCCATCCCGAAGCCAGCCGTCACGTGCACCGCACGATCCAGCTGATCAAGTCGCACGGCTGTCAGGCCGGGCTGGTGCTCAATCCGGCCACGCCGGTGGATATCCTGGATTGGGTGCTGCCCGAGCTGGATCTGGTACTGGTGATGTCGGTCAACCCGGGCTTCGGCGGCCAGGCCTTCATTCCTTCCGCGCTGGATAAATTGCGTGCGATCCGCACGAAGATCGATGCGCTGGGCAAGCCGATCCGGCTGGAGATCGATGGCGGCGTCAAGGCCGACAACATCGGTGCCATTGCCGCAGCCGGCGCCGACACCTTCGTTGCTGGCTCCGCAATCTTCAACGCGCCCGACTATGCGCAGGTGATTGCACAGATGCGTGCGGCGGTGGAGGCGGTGCGATGA
- a CDS encoding J domain-containing protein, protein MSWYGKLLGALAGALLLRGAPVVGLMIGLAIGHAVDAGWFKRRPENPYEALGLEPDATTAEIDLAYRRLMSRYHPDKVANADPEARRQAEKKASQINAAYDRIQRLRKR, encoded by the coding sequence ATGTCCTGGTACGGAAAATTGCTCGGCGCACTGGCCGGCGCCTTGCTGCTTCGCGGGGCACCGGTGGTGGGGCTGATGATCGGGCTGGCGATCGGCCACGCGGTCGACGCTGGCTGGTTCAAGCGGCGCCCGGAAAACCCATATGAAGCCTTGGGCCTGGAGCCGGACGCTACCACCGCCGAAATCGATCTGGCCTATCGCCGGCTGATGTCGCGTTACCACCCGGACAAGGTGGCCAACGCCGACCCGGAAGCCCGCCGCCAGGCCGAAAAGAAAGCCAGCCAGATCAACGCCGCCTACGACCGGATTCAACGGCTGCGCAAGCGCTGA
- a CDS encoding IS630 family transposase, with protein MEATDMRSLSRDARHERRVQVIRLRKAGQTYDEIAAQTGLSRTGVFDICKRHDVAGAKALRDAPSGRRSGDGRLLDAAQEALVRKLITDKTPDQLKMPYALWTRAAVSQLIEQRFGIRLPVRTMGLYLARWGFTPQKPMKKAYEQSPAAVRKWLDEDYPVIAARAKAEGAEIHWGDESGLRSDDVRGRGFAPKGQTPVIRVNSKRHGLSVISTVTNKGQMRWRIFDGALNTNILIDFLRRLIKGASKKLFLILDNLRVHHAKPVKAWLAEHADAIEVFYLPSYSPELNPDEMANADIKQAVTTLAPARTKLQLVKATARHLRSVQRQPERIRKYFEHGPVRYAA; from the coding sequence ATGGAAGCAACCGACATGAGATCGTTGTCGCGCGACGCGCGGCACGAAAGGCGCGTGCAGGTCATTCGACTGCGCAAGGCGGGCCAGACCTACGACGAGATCGCGGCGCAGACTGGGTTGAGCCGCACGGGTGTGTTCGACATCTGCAAGCGTCACGATGTGGCAGGGGCCAAGGCTTTGCGCGACGCGCCCAGCGGGCGTCGCAGCGGCGACGGCCGGCTGCTCGACGCGGCGCAGGAAGCTTTGGTGCGCAAGCTCATTACCGACAAGACGCCTGACCAGTTGAAGATGCCCTACGCGCTGTGGACGCGCGCGGCGGTGTCGCAGCTCATCGAGCAGCGCTTTGGCATTCGCCTGCCGGTGCGCACGATGGGGCTGTACCTGGCGCGCTGGGGCTTCACGCCGCAAAAGCCGATGAAGAAGGCCTACGAGCAATCACCCGCCGCAGTCCGGAAGTGGCTCGACGAGGACTACCCGGTCATTGCCGCTCGTGCCAAGGCCGAGGGCGCCGAGATTCACTGGGGCGACGAGAGCGGCCTGCGCAGCGACGACGTGCGCGGGCGCGGCTTCGCCCCGAAAGGCCAGACGCCTGTGATCCGGGTCAACAGCAAGCGCCACGGCCTGTCGGTGATCTCCACCGTGACCAACAAGGGCCAGATGCGCTGGCGCATCTTCGACGGCGCGCTCAATACGAACATCCTGATCGACTTCCTGCGCCGGCTGATCAAGGGGGCGAGCAAGAAGCTGTTCCTGATCCTGGACAACCTGCGGGTACACCACGCCAAGCCCGTCAAGGCGTGGCTGGCCGAGCACGCCGATGCGATCGAGGTGTTCTACCTGCCCAGCTACAGCCCCGAACTCAACCCCGACGAAATGGCCAACGCCGACATCAAGCAAGCCGTCACGACGCTGGCGCCAGCGCGCACAAAGCTGCAACTGGTCAAGGCCACCGCACGCCACCTTCGCAGCGTGCAGCGCCAGCCTGAGCGGATTCGCAAATACTTCGAGCATGGGCCGGTTCGCTATGCGGCTTGA